From Triticum aestivum cultivar Chinese Spring chromosome 4A, IWGSC CS RefSeq v2.1, whole genome shotgun sequence, a single genomic window includes:
- the LOC123086378 gene encoding uncharacterized protein, which produces MQSIFQHLTSSSAIFDTYTRRNPSQAMASFSCSSSSVMGVILLLFSVLLAPARSASDQMILAACKTVGGGSTYFDVTFCLEALGSAGGSGGYQDLAAVAVDLLATNATSTEAKIDRLLGCGGVEVKADDAALARCLRSCQSLYGGIVDDGPACTAAVKGGRFGEATAILEKAAAAAKECEGGFEKRRAASPLTAEDDDAFKLAKLAVALLRFA; this is translated from the coding sequence ATGCAATCAATCTTCCAACACCTCACATCTTCATCTGCCATCTTCGACACATACACAAGACGGAATCCCTCTCAGGCAATGGCTTCCTTCTCCTGCTCCTCTAGTAGCGTGATGGGCGTGATCTTGCTGCTCTTCTCCGTCCTCCTTGCGCCTGCGCGGTCGGCCAGCGACCAGATGATACTTGCCGCATGCAAGACCGTCGGCGGCGGGAGCACCTACTTCGACGTCACGTTCTGCTTGGAGGCCCTCGGCtccgcgggcggctccggcggctacCAAGACCTCGCGGCCGTCGCCGTGGACCTCCTCGCGACCAACGCCACCAGCACGGAGGCCAAGATCGACCGCCTGCTCGGGTGCGGCGGCGTGGAGGTCAAGGCGGATGACGCCGCCCTGGCGCGGTGCCTCCGGTCGTGCCAGTCGCTGTACGGCGGCATAGTGGACGACGGGCCTGCGTGCACCGCCGCGGTCAAGGGCGGGAGGTTCGGCGAGGCGACAGCGATCCTGGAGAAAGCCGCGGCCGCGGCGAAGGAGTGCGAGGGTGGGTTCGAGAAGAGGAGAGCGGCTTCGCCGCTGACGGCGGAGGACGACGACGCGTTCAAGCTCGCAAAACTCGCCGTCGCGTTGCTCCGTTTTGCTTGA